CGTGGGGCCGGACGGGCAGGCGGGCGCGCCCCTCGCGCACGTGGACGTAGGCGACCGCGGCGGCCATCCCGGCGGCGAAGGAGAACGCGCCGGCGGGCAGGAGCGAGAGGAGCTCCTGCCCGGTCTGGCCCCGGCCGTCGGCGACGGCGCGCGTCGCGGCGGAGAGCAGGAGCGCGCCGGCGGTCCACACGACGGGCCGGCGCACGAACGGGCCCGCCACGAAGGGCAGGACGGCGTAGAAGCTCGCCTCGAGGGCGAGGGTCCAGAGGACGGGGTTGACCCCGAGGCCGAGCAGGCCGTCCCACCCGGGCAGCAGGCGGGCCTCGGTCTCGAGGAAGAGCGCGTGGGCGAGGAGGCCCTCGGGCGCGAGGGCCCGGTCGCGGTCCAGGCCCGGGGACGCGAGCAGGTCGAACGCGGCGACGGCGACCACGAGCGCGACCCAGTAGGCCGGGCCGATGCGGGCGATGCGCTTGACGACGTAGTCGCGCGTGGGTCCGGGGTCGCCGGTGGCGGCGGTCGGCAGGAGGAGCACGAAGCCGCTGAGGACGAAGAAGACGTCGACGGCGAGGAAGCCGGTGCTCAGGAGGTCGCGCAGCGGGCCGCCGTCGAGCTCCGGGGCCTTCGTGAGCAGCCAGGCGTGGTAGACGACGACCACGACCGCCGTGAGCCCGCGCAGGCCGTCGAGCGCGGCGACGCGGTCCACGGGGCTGGGGCGGTCCACCGGCGGCAGCCTACGACGCGGTCTCGCCGCAGAGGCGGCACACGCGGGGGGCGACTTGGCACGCGGGCGCGCCTAGCGTCACGGACGTCCTGCAAGCGCAGGCGTTCCGTCCGACCCAGCCCGCACCATGCGCACATCCGTTCGAGAGAGGCGATCTAGAGACATGCCCGCAGCACCGACCGACGAGAAGGCCGCGAAGGCCCGCGACACCGCCCTGAGCGGCGCCCTCACCCAGATCGAGCGCCAGTTCGGCAAGGGCGCGATCATGCGGATGGGCGACGAGGGCGCGCAGGTCAAGGTGAACGCGATCCCGACGGGGGCGCTGTCGCTCGACATCGCGCTGGGCATCGGCGGCATGCCGCGGGGCCGCATCGTCGAGATCTACGGCCCGGAGTCCTCGGGCAAGACCACGCTCGTCTACCACGTGCTCGCCGAGGCCCAGAAGCTCGGCGGGGTCTGCGCGTTCATCGACGCGGAGCACGCGATGGACCCGCTGTACGCCAAGGCGATCGGCGTGGACATCGACGAGCTGCTCGTCTCCCAGCCCGACTACGGCGAGCAGGCGCTCGAGATCGCCGACATGCTCGTGCGCTCCGGTGCCGTCGACGTCGTCGCGGTCGACTCCGTGGCGGCGCTGACGCCGCGCGCCGAGCTCGAGGGCCAGATGGGCGACACGACCGTCGGCCTCCAGGCCCGCATGATGAGCCAGGCGATGCGCAAGCTCGCCGGCACGCTCAACCGCACGGGCACGCTCTGCGTCTTCGTCAACCAGATCCGCGAGAAGGTCGGCGTGATGTTCGGCTCGCCGGAGACCCAGCCGGGTGGCCGCGCGCTGAAGTTCTACTCGTCCCAGCGCCTGGACATCCGGCGCATCGAGACGCTCAAGGACGGCACCGAGGCCGTCGGCAACCGCGTCCGCGTGAAGGTCGTCAAGAACAAGGTCGCGGCGCCGTTCCGCCAGGCGGAGTTCGACATCGAGTTCGGCAAGGGCATCTCCACCGCGGGCTGCCTCATCGACCTCGGCCTCGAGCACGACGTCGTCTCGAAGTCCGGCTCGTTCTTCTCCTACGGCAACGACCGCCTCGGCCAGGGGCGCAACAACGCCAAGGCGTTCCTGGACGAGCACCCGGAGATCGCCAAGGAGATCGAGAACAAGGTCTACGCCGCGCTCGGCATGGACAACGACCTCGTCGCCCCGATCGACCGCGACGACGAGGCGATGGTCGTCGATCCCGCGACCGGCGAGATCACCGCCTCCAAGGCGGCGTGAGGGGCGCCTCGTCGCCCCTGGCAGCGTCATCGGGGCAGGCCCGTGCGTCCGCATGGTGCCTGCCGCGCTTCCTCCCCAGGAACGACGATCCGCACCTCACGAGGAGGAGCTGAGCGGTGGCACTGGCTGAGGACGTCCCCGACCGGCCGCTGGATCGCGTGAGCGACCCCGAGCACCGGCTGCAGGACGCCCTCGACCTGGCCTACCGGTACCTCGGCCACCGTGACCGCACGGTGGCCGAGATGCGCCGGCACCTCGAGGCCAAGCGCGTCGAGCCCGAGACGATCGACGACGTGATCGCCGAGCTCGAGGCGACGCGCTACCTCGACGACGGGCGCTACGCCAAGCGCTTCGCCGAGGACAAGCGAGCGATCGACGGGTGGGGCGCCGAGCGCATCGAGCGCCGGCTGCTGCAGAACGGGGTCGGGCGCGAGCACGTCGCCGCGGCGCTGCGCGAGGACGACGGTCACGACGAGCTCGCCGCCGCCCGCGCGATCCTTGCCCGCCGCTTCCCGGGGCCGTTCGAGGACGACCGCGCGCGCGAACGGGCCCTCGGGCACCTGGTCCGCAAGGGCTACGACCTCGAGCTCGCCTACGACGCGGTCCGCGCGCATCACGCCGGCCGCGACGCCGCGTAGCGCTGCCCGCACCGTCGGCCGGCGTCCGGCGCGTCACGCTGTCGCGGTGCCGTCGCGCGTCCGCCGCTTCCCCGCGCACGTCGAGACCGCGCGGCTGCGCGGCGACCGCACCACCCGCCAGGACGCCGACGCGTTGGTCGCCCTCGTCGGCGACCCGGCGATCCCCGAGTCGATGTACCCGATGCGCTTCCGCGCCCCGGGCCAGACCCGGGCGTTCGTCGACCGCTCGGTGCGCCACTGGGACGAGCACGGCTTCGGCCTCTGGACCGCCCGCGAGCGCGACACCGGCGAGGTCGTCGGGCGGGCGGGGATCATGCACACGGTCGTGGCGGGCG
The DNA window shown above is from Conexibacter sp. SYSU D00693 and carries:
- the recA gene encoding recombinase RecA; translation: MPAAPTDEKAAKARDTALSGALTQIERQFGKGAIMRMGDEGAQVKVNAIPTGALSLDIALGIGGMPRGRIVEIYGPESSGKTTLVYHVLAEAQKLGGVCAFIDAEHAMDPLYAKAIGVDIDELLVSQPDYGEQALEIADMLVRSGAVDVVAVDSVAALTPRAELEGQMGDTTVGLQARMMSQAMRKLAGTLNRTGTLCVFVNQIREKVGVMFGSPETQPGGRALKFYSSQRLDIRRIETLKDGTEAVGNRVRVKVVKNKVAAPFRQAEFDIEFGKGISTAGCLIDLGLEHDVVSKSGSFFSYGNDRLGQGRNNAKAFLDEHPEIAKEIENKVYAALGMDNDLVAPIDRDDEAMVVDPATGEITASKAA
- a CDS encoding GNAT family N-acetyltransferase; its protein translation is MPSRVRRFPAHVETARLRGDRTTRQDADALVALVGDPAIPESMYPMRFRAPGQTRAFVDRSVRHWDEHGFGLWTARERDTGEVVGRAGIMHTVVAGEEAVEVGWFFARRVWGRGYAPELAAEAVRWAFEGLGLAELVTFTMTTNSASRAVMGKLGFTLDREVVHADLPHVLFRLRPEGWAARQAAAG
- a CDS encoding regulatory protein RecX, which translates into the protein MALAEDVPDRPLDRVSDPEHRLQDALDLAYRYLGHRDRTVAEMRRHLEAKRVEPETIDDVIAELEATRYLDDGRYAKRFAEDKRAIDGWGAERIERRLLQNGVGREHVAAALREDDGHDELAAARAILARRFPGPFEDDRARERALGHLVRKGYDLELAYDAVRAHHAGRDAA
- a CDS encoding acyltransferase: MDRPSPVDRVAALDGLRGLTAVVVVVYHAWLLTKAPELDGGPLRDLLSTGFLAVDVFFVLSGFVLLLPTAATGDPGPTRDYVVKRIARIGPAYWVALVVAVAAFDLLASPGLDRDRALAPEGLLAHALFLETEARLLPGWDGLLGLGVNPVLWTLALEASFYAVLPFVAGPFVRRPVVWTAGALLLSAATRAVADGRGQTGQELLSLLPAGAFSFAAGMAAAVAYVHVREGRARLPVRPHALAVLATAGLLLTMGLAGGADPGQVRDDARTSQAVGLAVPALCALLTVGCALGAPRVLAGRLGRVLGELSYGLYLVHFMVLLLALNSLGFARDGSARAFAQALAFALPASLVLAVLSHVAVERPARRAARRMLARRAADRASGAASATA